ACGCGCGTTCAGGCGGACCGGCGTTTCCGTTGCGAAGAACGGCGCTCACGCGTTGCGCCACACGACCGCAACGCGCCTTCTTCGTGCAGGTGCCAAGATGAAGGACGTCGCCGACATCCTCCGGCATCGCAGCATCGATACGACGGCCATCTATGCCAAGGTCGACTTGGCGCGACTTCAGGAGGTGGCTCTCCCATGGCCAAACGTCAACCCGGCATGACCATGATGGCGCGGGCTGAGGAGTACTTGGCCTTTCGTCGCAAGATTGGCTTTGCCCTCGAAGCCCCAGGGCGCGCGCTGCTCGCGTTTGCGCGCTATGCTGATCGCAATGGTCACGGGGGTCCTGTCACGACGGAGATCGCGATCCGATGGGCAACCTTGCCGGGGAAAGGTGAGTCCAGAGCGGCTGTAAAGAAGCTGGAGGCCGTTCGACAATTCGCCAAATATCAGGTGCAGTTCGATCCGCGGACCGAGGTCCCCCCGCACGGCATCTTGGGCCCAGGCTATCGCCGCCGCGTACCGCACATCTATACCGACGAGGAAATCGCCGCGCTCTTGCGCGCCCTCGGCGAGCCTCCTGGCCAGCTTCCCTCGCAATCCGTCGTCACACTGTTTTCCCTCCTCTTCGCAACGGGCCTGCGGCTGGGAGAAGCTGTGCGGTTGAGATGCGCGGATGTGGATCTCGACGAGGGTCTGATCCATGTGCTCAAGACGAAGTTCCGCAAGTCGCGTCTCGTCCCGCTCCACCCCTCCACGACACGCGAACTCCGGTTGTACGCGCGATTGCGTGATCGTAGTCGCGCGCAAGATGCGGGTGGTGCGTTCTTCTTCGACGGCCGGCATCGCGTCACGTCGATGGCAGTCAAACGCGCATTGGCGCGAGCACGACGCGACCTCGGCTGGGGAGAAGAGTCCGGCGACAAACGAGGAGAACGAGCCTCCGACACTCGCCACACCTTCGCTGTTCGACGCTTGCTCCGGTGGTATGAGGAAGGGGCGAATGTCGACGAGAAGATCTCCTCGTTGTCGACGTACCTCGGGCACGTCCGAGTCACGGACACGTACTGGTACATGACAGCCTCGCCTGAGTTGCTGGCTCTCGGCGGGAAGCGTTTCGAACGGTACGCGGATTCTCGCCGAGAGGGGCGCGAGAAATGAGTCAGCGGCGGACAGCCCCTACGTCCTTCACCGTGCTGGTGCAAGACTTCTTCGGCAGCCGGCTGATCAACGAGAGGAATGTCAGTCCGCGGACCATTGCGAGCTATCGGGATACATTTCGCCTGCTTTTTCGATACGCGGAAAAGCGTTTGAAGAACGCGCCGGTCGAGCTGTTGCTGGCAGATCTCGATGCAAACTTCGTCCTCGGCTTCCTCAATCACTTGGAACGGGTCCGCGGCAATTCGGCACGCACTCGCAACGTGCGGTTGGCTGCCATTCGTTCGTTCATGAGGTACGCATCGTTCCGCGATCCCTCCGTTCTCCCCGTCGTGCAGCGCGTGCTCGCGATCCCGTTGAAGCGCTTTGAGAGACCTCTGATTGGCTTCCTTTCCCGCGAGGAGATCGAAGCCATCCTCTCTGCGCCCGACTGTTCGACGTGGACCGGGCACCGCGACCAGATGCTGCTCCGAACCATGTACAATACCGGCGCTCGGGTCTCGGAGATCGTCGCACTCCGCGTCGCCGACGTGTCCCTGGGAACCAACGCGCACGTTCGTATTTCCGGCAAGGGGCGGAAGGAGCGTACCATCCCGCTGTGGCGAAGCACCAGCAAGGCGCTCAAAAGCTGGCTCTCTGCCCACCTGCGCCTGGAAGGACGCGCGCCACTCTTTACCAACCGACGCATCGAGCCGCTGTCGCGCTCGGGCGTCGAGGACCGACTGCGCGTGGCCGTCCGCGCGGCAGCCGAGACCTGTCTACCCCTGGCCGAGCGTCGAGTCTCCCCGCACATCATCCGCCACACCACCGCGATGCACCTTCTGCAATCGGGCGTCGACATCACGGTGATCGCGTTGTGGCTCGGCCACGAGAGCCCCGCAACGACGCACCAGTACGTCGAAACTGACCTGATGATGAAGGAGCGAGCGCTTGCCAGGCTTCAAGAAGCTCCGGCAACACCAACTCGCTATCGCGCGAGCGACACGCTTCTTCAGTTCCTGAACAGCCTCTGATTATGCGGAGCCGGTCCACGCCGATCTGTCCGATCTCCCGTCACGTACACACGCCGCTCCGCATAATCTCGGACTGGGC
The sequence above is a segment of the Pseudomonadota bacterium genome. Coding sequences within it:
- a CDS encoding site-specific integrase, producing MSQRRTAPTSFTVLVQDFFGSRLINERNVSPRTIASYRDTFRLLFRYAEKRLKNAPVELLLADLDANFVLGFLNHLERVRGNSARTRNVRLAAIRSFMRYASFRDPSVLPVVQRVLAIPLKRFERPLIGFLSREEIEAILSAPDCSTWTGHRDQMLLRTMYNTGARVSEIVALRVADVSLGTNAHVRISGKGRKERTIPLWRSTSKALKSWLSAHLRLEGRAPLFTNRRIEPLSRSGVEDRLRVAVRAAAETCLPLAERRVSPHIIRHTTAMHLLQSGVDITVIALWLGHESPATTHQYVETDLMMKERALARLQEAPATPTRYRASDTLLQFLNSL
- a CDS encoding tyrosine-type recombinase/integrase, with the protein product MAKRQPGMTMMARAEEYLAFRRKIGFALEAPGRALLAFARYADRNGHGGPVTTEIAIRWATLPGKGESRAAVKKLEAVRQFAKYQVQFDPRTEVPPHGILGPGYRRRVPHIYTDEEIAALLRALGEPPGQLPSQSVVTLFSLLFATGLRLGEAVRLRCADVDLDEGLIHVLKTKFRKSRLVPLHPSTTRELRLYARLRDRSRAQDAGGAFFFDGRHRVTSMAVKRALARARRDLGWGEESGDKRGERASDTRHTFAVRRLLRWYEEGANVDEKISSLSTYLGHVRVTDTYWYMTASPELLALGGKRFERYADSRREGREK